ACAAGACGTAAAAAAAATGAACGGAACGTGGATATCGGCTAAGGAAGTAAAGTGGCGTCCAATTGACCATAAACTTGGAGAGAGTATGTATTATTCATAAGCCACAAGTTGGATAATAGCTAATAAAGTGGACAGAAAATAAGGACTTCGCAACGCAATTACGTTGGGGTCAATTATACCCGAGGAAGAAATGGACAACCTGTAGGCTATCAGACATACAATCAAGCGTTATACTATCAAAGTGCGGCTTATCGCTATCAAGTACAAGTTCAACGTGCGCAAGCAACGCGTGCCATGGCAACTGTTCGAATCAAGAAAGCTTGTGATACGGCAGATAAGAAATGGGCGGGTGCGAAAAATTCTACCAAGAGCTCAGGAATATGGGCATGGACTGGACTACCTATTTTAGCAAGTGGCGGAAGTGCATTGACAGGAAAAGCTGCTGCTAGTGTAGCAGGGAAATCTGCACTAGCTTTAGGAACTGGAGCATTAGCTGGTTTATTTGTAGGGTTAGTTGGAATAGGACTTAATACACGAGCGAAGGATTTACAGACCGATGATGGAATAGATGCTAGAAATTATGGGGTGAATAGACTACCAAAAGGTTGGTCATCAAATGATTATAATGTAAGTGGTCAACGAGGTTCATTAGTTGTTGATAATTTAGGTCGTAGACGGATTAGTATTGATCGAACCAATGGAAAAACAACTTATTATAGTGCGAATGGGGAAACTTTAGATAGTAATTCAGATAATGTACCAGACAAAGTACGAGATGTGTTAGATCACATCAAAAAAAATAAAGGAACGCCTCCAGATGGCTATAAAGGCGGTAGGGAATATAAGAACAACCCTCAACCTGGAAAACAAAAATTACCAGATGGAAAATATAAAGAGTATGATGTTGATCCTAAAGTAAAAGGGCAAGATAGAAATGCAGAAAGACTTGTAGTTGATGAAGAGGGGAATGCTTGGTATACAGATGATCATTATGACACATTTAAGAAAGTAAAATAAAAAGTATAAATCTGAAGGGACAGACAATGAAATGGAAAAATGGTCAGAATTAATATCTGCTTTGAAATCAAAAGGAGTTGATTTTGAAATAGGAATGGATAATAAAGAGATTGAAAAAATAGAAAAGATATATAAGATTAGATTTCCTCTTGACTTAAAGAAATTTTATGGCTATGGATTACCAGTTTCATACAGTTTTGTTAATTGGAGAGATTTATCGAAAGAAAATATAGAGAAAAATAAACTCAGAATACAAGCGCCTATAAAAGGAATAAAAGAAAGTTTAAATGATGTTGATTGGGATGAAGTATACTGGGGGAAGGAACCAAAGGATGAAAAGGAAAGAAATAAAAAAATTTTGGACCATCTTAATCAGGCTCCGCGGTTAATCCCTATCTATTCTCATAGGTATATTTCAGAGTTAGAACTAACACCTAATCCAGTTATTTCTATAGTTGGATCTGATATTATTTACTATGGAGAAACATTATTTTCTTATCTACAGTATGAGTTCAAGTTGAAAGAAAAAAATATAGAGTACTATAAGAAAAAAAAGAATTTTATTCCTTTTTGGAGTGAAATTATGTAAAAAAAGTTCTTTTTTAAGAATTAAATTATTTAGCTGGGAAAATAATTAGCTAACATAAGTGTACACGGCTTATGTTAGCTATATACATATAGTAATCAAAAGAAATACCGTGACCGCAGCGGAAATGCTAGTTGGTGGTCTAAAGCATGGAACAATTTGAAGAAAACGGTCAGAAATGTTTGGAATGGTGTAAAGAGAGTCGTCAACACTTTCTGGAATGCGATTGTTCCACCAGCTTATCGTTCGCCAAGTTCTTGGAGTGGGGTTGCCTCAGGGATTAACTATATAGGAAGTTATGTGGCAAGATCGTATACTCCACGGCGCAATTACGTAGGTGTCAATTATATCCTGGGAAGAAATGGTCAACCTGTAGGGTATCAGACGTACAATCAAGCGTTGTATTATCAAAGTGCGGCGTATCGTTATCAAGTACAAGTTCAACGTGCGAAAGCAACGCGTATGATGGCAACTGTTCGAATCAAGAAAGCTTGTGATACGGCAGATAAGAGATGGACGGGTCAGAATAAAGGTCTGGTAGTAGGTATGGCATTTGTGATTCCAATACCAAGAGTACGTCCAGTCCCACCTATAACAATGATCCCTAAACCAGGCCTAGATATTGGAAACTTCTCATTTCCATCATTACCAAAAATCCCAAGTGCAAGAGACCTTGCGAATGGGATAGTAGGATGGTTTATTGGGAATTATATTCAGAAAATAGCGAAAGATGCTAATAAAAATACCTCAATAAAACCAGAAGCAAAATACAAAGGTAGTAAAAAGCATGGTGTGAACTGGAAAGAAGGACCTGCTACAGCTAAAAGCGAAGGAACACCTCAGGGACAGTGGAGTAATAAAGATTTGGATTATGCTTCTGAAATAGCAAAAAAATTAGGAGCAAGAGAGAGTGGGTACTTCGATTTACCGCCGGGTTCATCTTCAGTTGTTTATAAACCGGATGGGAGTACAGTTCCAGCTAAAAGGATATGGATAAGAAATAATGGAACAGGCACATTTCATGGATATCCATCAGAATAAGAAAGGAAAATTTTGTAATGTTTAGAATACAAGCAAGTAACCCAAAAATAAATAGTAATGGAGCAATGGAAATAGAAGATATTTCAGATTTGTCTGATTTAATAGAAAGTGCTTATATTTTGCATACTGAAGATATGATAATGTTTTGGAATTATATTCCAATAGTTGTTTCGTATAAATATAATTTAAGTGAACTGATAGATGATGTTTTAGAAATGCTATTTCAGCTTCGAACGAAAGAAGAAGGAACTCTGACTATTGAATGGCCTTCAAGTTCATTTCATGGTGTTTGGAATATGTCTTGGCAAAGTAATGATTGCTTAACAATTGATTCAGAGTGGACATCAGTTGTGGGAGGAACGAAAAAACTGTTAAATGATGATTCTAGAATAGAATTATCAAAAAAGGGTTTTGTCGCAGAATGGAAAAAAGTGTTGGAAAATATTATTAATGGTTTACGGGAGATAAATAAAAATAATCTTTTGAATTCTGCTATTCAAAAGATTGAAATAGAATATAAAAAAATTGAAAAGTATGGTGAATTATACCAAACTTAATCTAGTAATAAGTGCTATTTCTTATTGATTGTGAATTGAAAATAGAATTTAAAAATCCAGAGTAGCTTTATATTTTAGTTGCTCTGGATATATACATAGAGGTAGCCCCCCTGTAACAACGATACCTAAACAAGATCTAGATACTGGAAACTTCTCATTCCCATCATTACCAAAAGTTCTAAGTGCACAAGACCTTGCGAATGGGATAGTAGGCTGGTTTATTGGGGATTATATTCAGAAAGTGCAAGAAAAAAATATTGATGATATTGCTAGAGCGAATGATTGGGGTAGTCCTAAGACATTAGAGAGACATTTTGATGACCATGGTGTAGAAACAAATTCAAAAAATTTAGAAGATTATGCAAAAAAAGCGCGAGACTTATATAATAAAAGAGGTTCTATTAACAGTAAGACTGATAGTGATGGAATAACAAGAGTTTATGATGATACGACAGGTCTTTTTGGTGCATATAATAGAGATGGTAGTAGTAGAGCAATATTTAAACCAACAAAAGAAAAAGACTACTGGAATAGGCAACCAGGCAAATAACTTGAAAAGGAGTAGAGGTAGAAAATGTTTAAATGTTTAATTTGTGGCTTTAATAAACTGGAAATGGAACCATATGGAAAAGAATATCCTTCAGGTGAAGTTTGTTCTTGCTGTGGCTTTCAATTTGGTGAAGATGACGATAAAGGAATTTCTCATGAGGGGTGGAGAGAATCTTGGATAAAAAAAGGCTGTCCGTTTTGGTATATGCCTGATTTTCTAGAAAATTGGAATTTAGAAGAACAACTCAGAGGGATTGGAATTACACTCGAAAAGAACAATGAGATAAAAAATATATGTCCTGTTTGCGAGTTTGATGGATTAGATGAGCCAGCTTATAATATGCTGGGATATGGCTCATATGATATCTGCTCTTGTTGTGGCTTTCAGTTTGGATTAAATGATGATCCACAAAAAATAAAAGGGATAAAAAAATGGCGTGAGAATTGGATAATGGATGGTTTTGAATGGCACTATAAGCCAAATAAACCAGAGGATTGGTCACCATTTGAGCAGTTAAGCGCTTTAGTGAATCAGCAATACGAGAATCATCAGTAGAAAAGGTAATCAAAGTTGGAGTAAGCTAAGTATTTTTACAGCTTACTCCGACTATATACATAATTTATTCAGCATATTCTTAAATAGAGAATTAGGAACTGAATTAATGTTTGGAAGGGTACTATGCTATCTTCACCTCGTTCTTTAATTTCTTGAAGAGGAATTCAGTCAGGCGTTTACTACGTGAGAAATTATGGACTTAAGACCTATTATTTACAGTATCAATTATATCTGAGGTAGAAATGGACAACCCATAGGCTATCAGACCTACAGTCAGGCATTGTATTATCAAAGTGCGGCTTATCGCTACCAAGTACAAGTTCAACGTACACAAGCCACACATATACCAAGGTTTCTGTAGAATAGGAGACAATAGAAAAAATGGATGCAAAGAAGATTCAGCAAATTATAGATAGTAATCATTATCAGGATTCACGTATCTTAAAGCTAAATGCTAATTACATGTTTGATGAAGTGGAATTAGTTCACGAAGATACAAAAGAAGAGTCTGTCTTACTTTATTTTTCAGGCTGTTATAAAGTTCATTTTGATCATGATAATAATTATGATAAGTTAAAAAGCATGAAAGAAATGTCTACTTCTCAACATTTATATTTTATTCAAAATATAAAAATAGGGGAAATAATTGTAAACGGAAATCCATTTTATACATGTAAAATAGAAAGTTGGCCGTTAGACTTTGAGATTTGGTTCAAGGACATTTCAATATCTAAAATTAAAGCATCGGATTTAGTATAGCTGATTATTGCTTTAGAATTGGAGGGAAATACTTTGGATGTAAAAGAAATTCAGCAAACTATTGATAAGAGTGAGTACAAGGAGTCATATATTGTAAAATTAAATGGTAACTATATGTTTGATGAAGTTGAGCTAGCTTATCAAATTTCAAAAGAAGAGGCAATTTTGATTCATTTTTCAGGCTGTTATAAAGTTCATTTTAATCATGATTTTGATCAGAATAAGAGAAGTAATGTAAAAAACATGATTTCATCTCGAAAATATTTGTATGTTCTTAAATGGATAACACTGGGGGACATAATAGTGAATAAAAACTATTTTTATACTTGTCAAGTCGTGGGGAATTTATTGAATTTTGAAGTACAATTTAAAGAAATAAAAATTTCTAAAGTTAAAATAAGCGCTTTGTGATAGAAAATGATTTGTATTTACTGAAAGTAATCAAGACAGAATGAAATAATTTCGGAGTTGGGACAAGTTGTATTTATTTAACTTATCCCAACTAACTACATATTTTACAGAAATTAGCACATAAATAAGATGATTTATAACTAAATTATTACTTTGAACGAAAATGGATTAAAATTCTACATAGCTAGAATTTTATTTTATAAGATTAGTAGTAAGTCGAAATGAACAAATATAGGTCGGATAATATTTAATAAAGTAAATGGATAATGCGGTTGCTTGAGAATAAAGAGTAAAAAAACATCATAAGAAATATTAGTCCGGCGAAACTAACCCAAGAAACCTATGATAAGAAAGTCAAAACCACCCAAAGACAGGAATTTACTTTTGGGGAAGAAACGGATATCTTAGGAGACCAAGAAGATCAATACCATCGTGATGGTTATAGCAGTATTGGTACGATGACGAATCGACAAAGCGGTGAATTAATCACCAATACCTTGTATAATGAATATGGGGAAGCCGCCTTGCGTTTAGAAAACGAATACGGATACCGCAGTGAATACCATGATCAGTCGAATCGGATTCATTTACGTGCAAGAGAATACAGCACCACAACAGGACGTTTCCTACAAGAAGATACCTGGTATGGAAAAATGGAACAACCCCAGAGTCAAAATCGCTATATTTACGTAGAAAACAATCCGCAAAAATACCGTGACCGTAGTGGAAATGCTAGTTGGTGGTCTAAAGCATGGAATAATGTGAAGAAAACGGTCAGAAATGTTTGGAATGGCGTAAAGAGAGTTGTCAACACTGTCTGGAATGCGATTGTTCCACCAGCTTATCGTTCGCCAAGTTCTTGGAGTGGGGTAGCCTCAGGGATTAACTATATAGGGAACTATGTGGCAAGATCGTATACTCCACGGCGCAATTACGTAGGTGTTAATTATATCCGGGGAAGAAATGGTCAACCTGTAGGGTATCAGACGTACAATCAAGCGTTGTATTATCAAAGTGCGGCGTATCGTTATCAAGTACAAGTTCAACGTGCGAAAGCAACACGTGCCATGGCAACTGTTCGAATTAAGAAAGCTTGTGATACGGCAGATAAGAAGTGGGTGGGTAAGAATAAAGGGTTGGTTGTAGGAGCTGCATTTGTGATTCCGATACCAAGAGTACCAGTAATCCCACCTGTAACGATGATTCCTAAACCAGGTTTAGATATAGATAGTGGAAACTTCTCATTTCCGTCATTACCGAAAATCCCAAGTGCAAGAGACATTGCGAATGGGATAGTAGGATGGTTTATTGGGGATTATATTCAGAAAATAGAAAAAGATGAAAGTGATTTTAAAACCGAGAAACAATTAAAAGAACACTATAAGAAACATGTTGAAAAGCAAGGCGAGTTTGGTGATATTTCTCAAGATGAATACTTAGAAGGAGCAAGAGATCTAATTAAATCTAAAGGAAATAAAAAAGTTCACTCTAAAGTAAGGAAAAAGAATGGGGATACGCTTATTTATGATGAAACAACTAATGAGTTAGTCATAGTTGATAAAAATGGAAATATTAAAACTTATTTTAAACCAGAGAGAGGATTAGATTATTATAATGAACAATGAAAAATATATATGCCCAGTATGTGGATTTGAAGGACTAGAATTAGAAGCATATAATGATTTTGATGAACCATCATATGAAATATGCCCTTGTTGTGGCTTTCAATTTGGATTTGATGATGATAATGCAGAGCATGATAAAAATATAGAAATAGATCGATGGAGAAATAGGTGGATATCCGAAGGTTGTAATTGGTATTCTGAAGTATTTGAAAAACCAAAAGATTGGAATCCAAAAAAACAATTGGAAAAGTTAAAATTAGAAAAATAAAATTTGCCTTCTTGGTGTCCAGCAGAATTATTTGAAGTAGTAGATTATCAGGTTTATTTAGAGTGGTACTATTCTTATGAACCAAGCTCAGTTATCAGTGCGTTATGGAGATATAAAGAAATGGTGTTAACAGAGAATCATCATGATGATTTAATTGAAAGAACAGATGGCGCAATAGAAGTATTTTTTAAAAGGAAGAAGTAAATCGCAGATAAGAAGTGGGTAGATAAGAATAAAGGGTTGGTTGTAGGAGCTGCATTTGTGATTCCGATACCAAGAGTACCAGTAATCCCACCTGTAACGATGATTCCTAAACCAGGTTTAGATATAGATAGTGGAAACTTCTCATTTCCGTCATTACCGAAAATCCCAAGTGCACAAGACCTTGCGAATGGGATAGTAGGCTGGTTTATTGGGGATTATATTCAGAAGATAGCGGAAAATAGAGATTTAGATACTGGAAAATGGGCTAAAGGTTCATATAAAACTGAAAAAGATTCTTTACAAGATCATTTTGATAGACATGGGAAAGAAGTTGGGGCAGAGACTGTTGAAGAATATCTGAGAAAAGCAGAAGAATTTGCAAGAACAGCTAAGAAAGGTGTTCAAGGGAAAATAGTTAAAGGGGATACTCCAGGAGTTAAAAGGTATAGAAAAAATGGTAAGTATATAGATTTGGCACCAGATGGTTCCGTTATTTCTTTTGGAAAATAACGCTATATATTATTTGAGGGGTGACGTGCTATGAATGAAGAAACAAAAAAATATAGATTAACTGAAGAATATATACAGTATAAAGGGCGCATTTTATATAGAATCCAAGCAATTAAAAATTTTTCTGACGTAAACTGTGGGGAGTATGGTGGATTCGTAGAGTCCGAAGAAAATTTGAATCAATATGATAATAGTTGGGTATATGACGAAGCAAAAGTGTATGGTGATGCTAGGGTTGAGCATGCAGCGAATGTGAAAGAATCTGCAGTCGTTTTTGAGAATGCTATTATTTTCCAATATGCTGTAGTTAAAGGTAATGCAAAAATTTACGGCAATGCTTGGATACGTGAATCCGCACACATTTCTGGTCAGGCAAGAATTTGTGACGAAGCAAGAGTTGCTGGAACAGTTAAGGGGAACAGTGTTATAAGTGGGGACGTGACTATATATGGTAATGCATATATTAGAAGCAAAGGGAAAATCCACACGTCTAATGACTACGTTATAGTAGAGAATATGAATTTAGACAATCAAATACTGACTATCTATAAAGCTCGAAACAATGAAATTTATGTAACAAATCAAGAAGGTTATGAACAGAGTCTGGAAGCGTTCATGACAAATGAGAAGGATTGTGGTGTGGTTATTTATGAAGCGTTATTAATAAATGGATTTAATCTAAAATAAAAGTGAAGGATAGTTATCTAATGGAGAAAAAATATCAACTGACAAAAGAATTTATAGAAATTGATGGGCATAAATTGTATAGAATCCAAGCGGTCAGAGAGTTTAGTGTAGTAGAAAAAGGGGAGTACGGTGGGTTTATAGAATCAGAAAAAAATCTGAATCAATACGATGATAGTTGGATCAGTAGAGATGCAAAAGTCTATGAGCAGGCATATGTAAAAGATTATGGTGAGGTAAACCATGAAGCTGTGGTCAAAGGGCATGGAATTATAGAGAAATTTGGAAAAGTTTTCAATAATGCTGTAGTAGGTGAATTTGCGTGTATAACAGGAAATGCTCAAGTTATCCAAAATGCTTCAATAACTGGACGTGCAGTTATAACCGATGCTGCAGTTATAAGTGGTGACACACAAATTTTTGGTGATGTAAAAGTTACAGGCGTAATGCATATTGGTGGTACTGCTGTAATATCAAGTTTGAATGATTATTTTTCTATCTCCTCAATGGATGAAAGTATATTGATAATAGCTAAAGGAAGGGGAGAAGAAATATGGGCGTATAGAACAGGTCTATCAACTGTTCCTTTCAAAGAATATAAGAAGCAGGTTTCTTCTCAAGAGTTTGAATTGGTTCTAAAAATTCTTAGCTTAAAAGGATGGATTTGAATGATGTAATAAAGATCTTAAATTTTAGAGATGGTAGTAGTAAAACAATTTTTAAATCCAAAAAAGGAAAAGCTTATTGGGATAAGCAACCAGGAAAATAATTTGAAATAGGAGAATGATAAGTAATGTATATATGTATTATTTGCGGTTATAAGGGTTTGGAAATGGAATCATATGGAAAAGAGTATCCATCAGGAGAAGTATGTTCTTGTTGCGGCTTTCAATTTGGTGAAGATGATGATAAAGGGATTTCTCATGATAGGTGGAGAGAATCTTGGACAAAAAAAGATTGTCCTTTCTGGTATAGTCCTGATTATCCAGAAAATTGGGATATAGAAGAACAATTAAAAGGGATTGGAATCACATACAAAAAGAGTAATGTGATAAGAAATAGTTGTCCAGTTTGTGCATTTGATGGATTATTTGAATCAGCCTATGATGAAGAATATGGCTACCCTTCTGATGAAATTTGTCCATGTTGTGGTTTTCAATTTGGCTTGGATGATTATCCAAACAAAAATAAAGGAATACAAAAATGGCGAGAAAATTGGATAAGAAAAGGCTCCCTTTGGTATTCAAAAAGTCGTATTCAGCCGAATTGGACCGTAACAGAACAGCTAATTCTTTTGGCTAAAATTAGATAATACCTAATAAAATGGATAAGAAATATGTATAGGATGGTTTCCAAGGTTCTATCTCAATAGAATAAGGTTTTACGGTATAGGCCAAAATACGAACAATAGAAACATACTAAGATTAGAGGGTAAAATCATCGCCGAATGAGTTTACCCTCTATTTTTAGGTCTATAGTAAGGAGTGAAAGAAAGAGCGACCATGTGCTCATTGTCTGATTTTAAAAGTATGAAAGGTGGCAAATTTGAGTATGATGCCAATGGCAATGTCGCTAAAAAAATCGCTATGACTGGTGAAGTGACGACGTATCTTTATGATGTAGAAGACCGGTTGATCCAAGAAACGAGCAGTCACGGTGTTTATACCCTTTACGGCTACGATGCACTAGGTAATCGTGTGAACAAAGGTACGGCAACCGAACATGGGCGTCGAATTAAAACCGATCTAAAAGCTTGGATGAAACAAACCGATCGTACCGCCAATTAGCTTTAAATAACCAAGATGTCACCTTACATGAAATCTTAACAGCTGTAGCAAAACAACCAATCATGGCGGATCGCTTACGCTGTTTACCAAAAGATCGTCCGTGGCGCAAAGACCATGATAAACCAAGAAAAACCGTTGAAACGGAGAAACTAAAAAAAGAACTGGATAAAAACCATTCGATCAAAATCGTTACGTCATTGAATGAATATAATCAAGAACACACGAGTCCAGCGAAGCTCACACAAGAAACCTATGATAAGAAAGTCAAAACCACCCAAAGACAGGAATTTACTTTTGGGGAAGAAACGGATATCTTAGGAGACCAAGAAGATCAATACCATCGTGATGGTTATAGCAGTATTGGTACGATGACGAATCGACAAAGCGGTGAATTAATCACCAATACCTTGTATAATGAATATGGGGAAGCCGCCTTGCGTTTAGAAAACGAATACGGATACCGCAGTGAATACCATGATCAGTCGAATCGGATTCATTTACGTGCAAGAGAATACAGCACCACAACAGGACGTTTCCTACAAGAAGATACCTGGTATGGAAAAATGGAACAACCCCAGAGTCAGAATCGCTATATCTACGTAGAAAACAATCCGCAGAAATACCGCGACCGCAGCGGAAAAGCTGGTTGGTGGGCTAAAGCGTGGAATAATGTGAAGAAAACGGTCAGAAATGTTTGGAATGGCGTGAAGAGAGTCGTCAACACTGTGTGGAATGCGATTGTTCCACCAGCTTATCGTTCGCCAAGTTCTTGGAGCGGGGTTGCCTCAGGGATTAACTATATAGGAAACTATGTGGCAAGATCGTATACTCCACGGCGCAATTACGTAGGTGTCAATTATATCCGGGGAAGAAATGGTCAACCTGTAGGGTATCAGACGTACAATCAAGCGTTGTATTATCAAAGTGCGGCGTATCGTTATCAAGTACAAGTTCAACGTGCGAAAGCAACACGTGCCATGGCAACTGTTCGAATTAAGAAAGCTTGTGATACGGCAGATAAGAAGTGGGTGGGTAAGAATAAAGGGTTGGTTGTAGGAGCTGCATTTGTGATTCCGATACCAAGAGTACCAGTAATCCCACCTGTAACGATGATTCCTAAACCAGGTTTAGATATAGATAGTGGAAACTTCTCATTTCCGTCATTACCGAAAATCCCAAGTGCAAGAGACATTGCGAATGGGATAGTTGGCTGGTTTATTGGGGATTATATTCAGAAAGTGCAAGAAAAAAATATTGATGATATTTCTAGAGCGAATGATTGGGGGAATTCTAAGACATTAGAGAGACATTTTGATGATCACGGTGTAGAAACAAATTCAAAAAATATAGAAGATTATGCGAAGAAAGCACGTGATTTATATAATAGAAGAGGTAGTATCAATAGTAAAACGGACGATAAGGGAGTAACAAGGGTTTATGATGAAACGACAGGTCTTTTTGGCTCGTATAATAGAGATGGTAGTAGTAGAACTATATTTAAACCTGGAAAAGGAAAAGCCTATTGGGATAAGCAACCAGGAAAATAAATTGAAATAGGAGGATGATAAGTAATGTATACATGTGCTATTTGTGGTTATAAGGGTTTGGAAATGGAATCATATGGAAAAGACTATCCATCAGGAGAAGTTTGTTCTTGCTGTGGCTTTCAATTTGGTGAAGATGATGATAAAGGAATTTCCCATGATGGGTGGAGAGAATCTTGGATAAAAAAAGATTGTCCTTTTTGGTATAGTCCTGATTGTCCAGAAAATTGGGATGTAGAAA
The DNA window shown above is from Enterococcus sp. 12C11_DIV0727 and carries:
- a CDS encoding RHS repeat-associated core domain-containing protein, with protein sequence MTNRQSGELITNTLYNEYGEAALRLENEYGYRSEYHDQSNRIHLRAREYSTTTGRFLQEDTWYGKMEQPQSQNRYIYVENNPQKYRDRSGNASWWSKAWNNVKKTVRNVWNGVKRVVNTVWNAIVPPAYRSPSSWSGVASGINYIGNYVARSYTPRRNYVGVNYIRGRNGQPVGYQTYNQALYYQSAAYRYQVQVQRAKATRAMATVRIKKACDTADKKWVGKNKGLVVGAAFVIPIPRVPVIPPVTMIPKPGLDIDSGNFSFPSLPKIPSARDIANGIVGWFIGDYIQKIEKDESDFKTEKQLKEHYKKHVEKQGEFGDISQDEYLEGARDLIKSKGNKKVHSKVRKKNGDTLIYDETTNELVIVDKNGNIKTYFKPERGLDYYNEQ
- a CDS encoding RHS repeat domain-containing protein, producing the protein MKERATMCSLSDFKSMKGGKFEYDANGNVAKKIAMTGEVTTYLYDVEDRLIQETSSHGVYTLYGYDALGNRVNKGTATEHGRRIKTDLKAWMKQTDRTAN
- a CDS encoding ribonuclease domain-containing protein, whose amino-acid sequence is MATVRIKKACDTADKKWAGAKNSTKSSGIWAWTGLPILASGGSALTGKAAASVAGKSALALGTGALAGLFVGLVGIGLNTRAKDLQTDDGIDARNYGVNRLPKGWSSNDYNVSGQRGSLVVDNLGRRRISIDRTNGKTTYYSANGETLDSNSDNVPDKVRDVLDHIKKNKGTPPDGYKGGREYKNNPQPGKQKLPDGKYKEYDVDPKVKGQDRNAERLVVDEEGNAWYTDDHYDTFKKVK
- a CDS encoding RHS repeat-associated core domain-containing protein, encoding MDETNRSYRQLALNNQDVTLHEILTAVAKQPIMADRLRCLPKDRPWRKDHDKPRKTVETEKLKKELDKNHSIKIVTSLNEYNQEHTSPAKLTQETYDKKVKTTQRQEFTFGEETDILGDQEDQYHRDGYSSIGTMTNRQSGELITNTLYNEYGEAALRLENEYGYRSEYHDQSNRIHLRAREYSTTTGRFLQEDTWYGKMEQPQSQNRYIYVENNPQKYRDRSGKAGWWAKAWNNVKKTVRNVWNGVKRVVNTVWNAIVPPAYRSPSSWSGVASGINYIGNYVARSYTPRRNYVGVNYIRGRNGQPVGYQTYNQALYYQSAAYRYQVQVQRAKATRAMATVRIKKACDTADKKWVGKNKGLVVGAAFVIPIPRVPVIPPVTMIPKPGLDIDSGNFSFPSLPKIPSARDIANGIVGWFIGDYIQKVQEKNIDDISRANDWGNSKTLERHFDDHGVETNSKNIEDYAKKARDLYNRRGSINSKTDDKGVTRVYDETTGLFGSYNRDGSSRTIFKPGKGKAYWDKQPGK